The following coding sequences lie in one Synechococcus sp. PCC 7336 genomic window:
- a CDS encoding transposase, which produces MRWPEGVKCPRCGSEQVNKRGMDDTQAYRQRYICQGCGRQVDDLTGSIFAARRQPLRVGIRALANFWGSGK; this is translated from the coding sequence TTGCGCTGGCCGGAGGGTGTGAAGTGTCCTAGATGCGGGAGCGAGCAGGTCAACAAGCGGGGTATGGATGATACTCAAGCGTATCGTCAACGCTACATCTGTCAAGGCTGCGGCAGACAGGTTGACGATCTGACGGGGAGCATCTTTGCCGCTCGTCGCCAGCCATTGCGAGTTGGGATTAGGGCTCTTGCCAACTTTTGGGGATCTGGAAAATAA
- the miaB gene encoding tRNA (N6-isopentenyl adenosine(37)-C2)-methylthiotransferase MiaB: MSQQTYHITTFGCQMNKADSERMAGVLETLGYAAAEDEFVADLVLYNTCTIRDNAEQKVYSYLGRQAKRKHDNPALKIVVAGCVAQQQGEQLLRRVPEVDLVMGPQYVNRLADLLAQVEAGNQVAMTEPTHILEDITKPRRDSDITAWVNVIYGCNERCTYCIVPSVRGLEQSRTPEAIRQEIETLGRAGFKEITLLGQNIDAYGRDLKTNLAALLRYIHDVDGIERIRFATSHPRYFTEELIATCAELPKLCEHFHIPFQAGNNEVLKRMRRGYTHERYRDIIALVRSYMPDASITADAIVAFPGETEAQFEETLQLIRDIEFDAVNTAAYSPRPGTPAATWEEQLSEAVKSDRLQRINRAVAQSAAARSQRYLGRIEEVLVEAANPKRPDQVSGRTRSNRMVFFEGDLQRWRGQLVPVEIREARAFSLSGQLMASPTLQAVG; encoded by the coding sequence ATGTCTCAGCAGACCTACCACATCACCACCTTCGGCTGTCAGATGAACAAGGCCGATTCCGAACGTATGGCTGGGGTTCTGGAAACCCTCGGCTATGCCGCTGCCGAGGATGAATTTGTCGCCGATTTAGTGCTGTACAACACCTGCACCATTCGCGATAATGCCGAGCAGAAGGTGTATTCCTATTTGGGCCGTCAAGCTAAACGCAAGCACGACAACCCTGCCCTCAAAATTGTGGTGGCGGGCTGTGTGGCCCAGCAGCAGGGGGAACAATTATTGCGGCGGGTGCCCGAAGTCGATCTCGTCATGGGGCCGCAGTATGTCAACCGTTTGGCGGACCTGTTAGCCCAAGTGGAAGCGGGCAATCAGGTGGCGATGACAGAACCCACCCACATTCTTGAAGACATTACTAAGCCCCGCCGCGACAGCGACATTACTGCTTGGGTGAATGTGATTTATGGGTGTAACGAGCGCTGCACCTATTGCATCGTGCCGTCGGTGAGAGGGCTGGAGCAGTCCCGCACTCCCGAGGCAATTCGACAAGAAATTGAGACCTTGGGTCGCGCGGGGTTTAAAGAAATTACCCTCTTGGGACAAAACATCGATGCCTACGGTCGCGATCTGAAAACCAACTTGGCCGCCCTACTGCGCTACATCCACGATGTGGACGGGATCGAGCGCATTCGGTTTGCCACCAGCCATCCCCGCTATTTTACGGAAGAGTTAATCGCCACCTGTGCCGAACTGCCCAAGCTGTGCGAGCACTTTCACATTCCCTTTCAGGCGGGCAATAACGAAGTGCTCAAGCGGATGCGGCGAGGCTATACCCACGAACGCTATCGCGACATCATTGCTCTGGTGCGCTCGTATATGCCAGATGCCTCCATTACCGCCGACGCGATCGTGGCCTTTCCGGGGGAAACTGAGGCGCAGTTTGAAGAGACGCTGCAGTTGATTCGGGATATCGAGTTCGATGCTGTCAATACCGCAGCTTACTCCCCCCGCCCGGGCACTCCCGCAGCTACGTGGGAGGAACAGTTGAGTGAAGCTGTGAAAAGCGATCGCCTGCAGCGCATCAACCGGGCTGTAGCCCAGTCAGCCGCCGCCCGCAGCCAGCGCTATTTGGGTCGCATTGAAGAGGTATTGGTGGAAGCGGCCAATCCCAAACGACCGGACCAGGTGAGCGGTCGCACCCGCTCGAACCGGATGGTGTTTTTCGAGGGGGATCTGCAGCGCTGGCGCGGTCAGTTAGTGCCAGTGGAAATTCGCGAAGCGCGAGCCTTTAGTTTGTCCGGTCAGTTGATGGCTTCACCAACATTGCAAGCGGTTGGATAG
- a CDS encoding N-acetylmuramoyl-L-alanine amidase, translating into MAVVTTALEAAIAPAAVVRAAELAESTETTQLRDWSYNPASGRLEVNAGGAIRPELFTLDNPSRVVVDFPKVIWGQPERIERYRGDRVQALRISQFNPDTTRIVLDIDPDRPISPAELQLLTASPERWAVQLARSPQQNVSPVAAAAPPQTELLPPLPTSGTASPAIASSSEPQLVAQTGDREVDIHISAIESTPEGFLIRTNGPVEVTTRRLFDPDRIAVDFFGADVSQMEGPKELSVNRLGVSTLRAGQFLPTVARIALDVDVTSGDWESVYDAARGGVILYPAGGAQGATLVANTPANFDGPRATLRSVQLQGNRLVIDADGFMFYRSGWDPSSRAYRISVSPAVLPEALPDPGLSANSPVERIRFVQENATTVSILVQPSRDFNVFEPFPGQGSRRITLDLLGIGQTAPPPVAQSVPLPAPTAAPTPQLPSRRPRATIALDAGHGGADPGAIGVGGIREKEVNLDITQRVQRLLLERGFNVVMTRTDDRKILLQPRIDRAVAGGAAILVSIHTNALNRSNISGAETYYLRPDSARLAQVMHRNVVQGTGAVNRNVRRARFFMVRETPITMPSVLLELGYLTNPTEASRLRTAEYRERVAQAIARGIAEYFGN; encoded by the coding sequence ATGGCTGTCGTTACCACTGCGCTGGAAGCTGCGATCGCGCCAGCGGCCGTCGTCCGCGCTGCGGAACTTGCAGAGAGTACTGAAACCACTCAACTGCGCGACTGGTCCTACAATCCCGCCTCGGGCCGCTTAGAAGTGAATGCTGGGGGGGCAATCCGGCCTGAACTATTTACCCTCGACAATCCCTCCCGCGTGGTGGTGGACTTTCCTAAAGTGATTTGGGGGCAGCCGGAGCGGATCGAGCGCTATCGCGGCGATCGCGTACAGGCATTGCGCATCAGTCAATTCAACCCCGACACCACCCGCATTGTGTTGGATATCGATCCCGATCGCCCGATCTCACCCGCAGAATTGCAGCTTCTCACCGCCAGCCCGGAACGGTGGGCAGTTCAGCTTGCCCGATCGCCTCAGCAGAATGTCTCCCCAGTGGCGGCGGCCGCACCCCCCCAGACAGAGCTACTCCCGCCGCTACCGACAAGCGGTACAGCCTCCCCGGCGATCGCCTCTTCCTCCGAACCTCAGCTAGTGGCTCAAACTGGCGATCGCGAAGTCGATATCCACATCTCAGCCATTGAATCCACACCCGAAGGCTTCTTGATTCGCACCAACGGACCTGTTGAGGTGACAACTCGCCGCTTGTTCGATCCCGATCGCATTGCTGTCGATTTTTTTGGCGCAGATGTTTCCCAGATGGAGGGTCCGAAAGAGTTATCGGTCAATCGGCTGGGCGTCAGTACCCTCAGGGCCGGACAATTTTTGCCGACTGTCGCTCGCATTGCCTTAGACGTCGATGTCACCAGCGGTGATTGGGAAAGTGTCTACGATGCTGCTCGCGGCGGGGTGATACTCTACCCGGCCGGGGGGGCACAAGGGGCAACCCTAGTGGCCAATACCCCCGCCAACTTTGACGGGCCTCGGGCCACGCTGCGATCGGTGCAGTTGCAGGGCAATCGCCTCGTCATCGATGCCGATGGTTTTATGTTCTATCGCAGCGGTTGGGATCCCAGCTCGCGGGCCTATCGCATCTCGGTCAGTCCGGCGGTACTGCCTGAAGCTTTACCCGATCCGGGCTTGTCTGCGAACAGTCCGGTGGAGCGGATTCGGTTCGTGCAAGAAAATGCGACGACCGTCAGCATCTTGGTGCAGCCCTCGCGGGACTTTAACGTGTTCGAGCCGTTTCCCGGCCAAGGTTCCCGCCGCATTACCCTCGACCTCCTCGGTATCGGTCAAACCGCGCCGCCCCCCGTCGCCCAGTCGGTGCCGTTGCCGGCACCGACGGCAGCTCCCACCCCCCAACTTCCCAGCCGTCGACCCCGAGCCACAATCGCCCTCGATGCCGGTCATGGGGGGGCCGATCCCGGCGCGATCGGGGTGGGAGGCATTCGCGAAAAAGAGGTGAATTTAGATATTACCCAGCGAGTGCAGCGGTTGTTATTGGAGCGGGGCTTCAATGTGGTGATGACGCGGACGGACGATCGCAAAATTTTATTGCAACCCCGCATCGACAGGGCTGTGGCAGGGGGAGCCGCGATTTTAGTCAGCATTCACACCAATGCCCTCAACCGCTCCAACATTAGTGGAGCCGAAACCTACTACCTGCGTCCCGACAGCGCCCGATTGGCCCAAGTCATGCATCGCAATGTCGTGCAGGGAACGGGGGCAGTCAATCGCAATGTGCGGCGGGCGCGCTTCTTTATGGTGCGGGAGACCCCCATCACCATGCCGTCAGTCCTGTTGGAGTTGGGCTATTTAACCAACCCAACCGAAGCGAGCCGATTGCGCACGGCGGAATATCGCGAGCGCGTAGCGCAGGCGATCGCCCGAGGAATTGCTGAATATTTTGGCAATTGA
- a CDS encoding saccharopine dehydrogenase family protein, which yields MTSKLLILGGTGRIGSSVARDLCTHTPHTVAIAGRNSKLGDRLCQQLGPQAQFLQCDLADRVRLREAIVEADLVIHCAGPFLYRDARVLELCIETQTNYLDVSDSREFTELALSLRSRAEAAGITATINSGIFPGISNSMVRQAAEQCDRPETIQLSYVVAGSGGAGLTVMRTTFLGLLHPFDAWIDRQWQSVLPYSDRQSVHFPHYGDAPVYWFDVPETLTLAESFPSAQAIATKFGSLPDLYNHLTWLMARAIPPTLLKRPVTIEFLSQVSYAMTQVSDRFTGIGVAIRADVTETKGDRQWRSTSTLYCEDTAAAAGAGTGSIAESMLSGELSKPGVWPVEQILSTPLFEAAMHNRNIPVTLEPLARSQRESAAKTDGDL from the coding sequence GTGACATCTAAGTTACTTATTCTCGGCGGGACGGGGCGAATTGGGAGTAGTGTTGCCCGCGATCTCTGCACTCATACGCCTCATACCGTTGCGATCGCCGGACGCAACTCCAAACTGGGCGATCGCCTTTGCCAGCAACTGGGTCCCCAAGCACAATTTCTCCAATGCGATCTCGCCGATCGGGTCAGGCTGCGAGAGGCGATTGTCGAGGCCGATCTCGTCATTCACTGTGCCGGACCCTTCCTCTACCGCGATGCCAGAGTGCTCGAACTCTGCATCGAAACCCAAACGAATTATCTCGATGTCAGCGACAGCCGAGAATTCACCGAGCTCGCCCTCTCCCTGCGCAGCCGAGCAGAAGCGGCAGGCATCACCGCTACGATTAACTCCGGCATCTTTCCCGGCATTTCTAATAGCATGGTGCGTCAGGCTGCCGAGCAATGCGATCGCCCCGAAACCATTCAACTCAGTTACGTCGTGGCGGGCTCCGGCGGCGCGGGACTGACCGTCATGCGAACTACATTCTTAGGCTTGCTGCATCCGTTCGATGCCTGGATCGATCGCCAATGGCAATCGGTCTTGCCCTACAGCGATCGCCAATCCGTTCATTTCCCCCATTACGGCGATGCCCCAGTCTATTGGTTCGACGTGCCCGAGACCCTGACCCTCGCCGAATCTTTCCCCTCCGCGCAAGCGATCGCCACCAAATTCGGCTCGCTGCCCGATCTCTACAACCATCTCACCTGGCTAATGGCTCGCGCCATTCCCCCCACATTGCTCAAACGCCCAGTCACGATCGAGTTTCTCTCCCAAGTCAGCTATGCCATGACCCAAGTGAGCGATCGCTTTACTGGCATCGGCGTGGCCATTCGGGCCGACGTGACAGAGACAAAGGGCGATCGACAATGGCGATCGACATCCACACTGTATTGCGAGGATACGGCTGCTGCCGCTGGTGCAGGCACGGGCAGCATCGCTGAATCTATGCTTTCGGGGGAACTGTCGAAGCCGGGGGTGTGGCCTGTGGAGCAGATCCTGTCCACTCCTCTATTCGAGGCAGCCATGCACAACCGCAACATTCCCGTCACGCTAGAGCCGTTAGCGCGATCGCAGAGGGAGTCAGCAGCTAAGACAGATGGGGATCTGTGA
- a CDS encoding M23 family metallopeptidase: protein MWHHASLLTIATLALSVGLLGDLHWRRAQATELDCATDCREAVAESASQDPDRIAIANRPIYIADAGDTVDAIARRYSISASSIRSANEDKALETLKQGEEVALPWVPNVIAHADFSTGAGGRLRRSASSLFPLGSTDFIWPMAGQVSSRYGWRWGRMHRGIDVAGPVGTPIVAAMEGIVTYAGWDRGGYGNRVDIRHPNGWVTRYAHGSRVMVSKGDSVSQGEVIMTAGSTGRSTGPHLHFEIRRNGLAMNPAAFLGDTPAANDVQLAAQPLEGDPHLAATLTEGDGEDLQPLKISASEGGPEGNSEIIRNLLREISR from the coding sequence ATGTGGCATCACGCATCTCTACTGACGATCGCCACTCTGGCCCTCTCTGTCGGCCTTTTAGGAGACTTGCATTGGCGCAGAGCCCAAGCGACCGAACTGGACTGTGCAACAGACTGTCGCGAGGCTGTCGCGGAGTCAGCCAGTCAAGACCCTGACAGAATCGCGATCGCCAATCGCCCCATCTATATTGCCGATGCTGGGGACACAGTAGACGCGATCGCCCGTCGCTATAGCATTTCGGCTTCCTCCATCCGCTCGGCAAACGAGGACAAAGCGTTAGAAACCCTCAAACAAGGTGAAGAGGTGGCGCTGCCGTGGGTGCCCAATGTGATCGCCCATGCCGATTTTTCAACGGGTGCTGGCGGCAGGCTGCGCAGATCGGCTTCAAGTCTGTTTCCACTGGGCTCGACAGATTTTATTTGGCCAATGGCGGGTCAGGTGAGTTCGAGGTATGGCTGGCGATGGGGCCGAATGCATCGGGGGATCGATGTTGCGGGGCCGGTGGGGACACCGATTGTGGCGGCGATGGAAGGGATCGTGACTTATGCTGGATGGGATCGCGGCGGGTATGGCAACCGGGTGGATATTCGCCATCCCAATGGTTGGGTCACTCGATATGCCCACGGTTCTCGCGTAATGGTGTCTAAAGGGGACAGCGTCAGCCAGGGCGAGGTTATCATGACCGCTGGCAGCACGGGCCGCAGTACGGGGCCGCACTTGCATTTTGAAATTCGTCGCAATGGCTTAGCGATGAATCCAGCAGCCTTTTTAGGAGATACTCCTGCAGCGAATGACGTTCAACTGGCTGCACAGCCATTGGAGGGCGATCCGCACCTAGCGGCAACTCTAACTGAGGGGGACGGCGAAGATCTTCAGCCGTTAAAGATAAGCGCCTCAGAGGGCGGCCCCGAAGGCAATTCAGAGATAATTCGCAATCTACTGCGCGAGATCTCGAGATAG
- a CDS encoding DUF2808 domain-containing protein: MSNTNRSPAKRLLVPLAKLAAGAIASIGLAAGVSWGVVFSDGRIAFNSPPRMVDTSLTPKFASARNATFRFALSLPANAGEPLSYVEIIPYSGVETIYFRLNNITAYEGAGLRRGEPVPVVGLPLGGEFDSEDKAEAIGVLFDPPVEPGRTVTIALKSLRNPRRGGSYLYTVTAYPEREVGVGQRLGLASFSFFDRNGDRDRF; the protein is encoded by the coding sequence ATGTCGAATACCAATAGGTCGCCAGCCAAACGGTTGCTCGTGCCGCTCGCCAAGCTGGCGGCGGGGGCGATCGCCTCCATTGGGCTTGCCGCAGGCGTGAGTTGGGGAGTGGTGTTCTCGGATGGTCGGATTGCCTTTAATTCGCCGCCGCGCATGGTCGATACATCCTTAACGCCCAAGTTTGCCAGTGCCCGCAATGCAACGTTCCGCTTTGCTCTGTCTCTGCCTGCCAATGCGGGCGAGCCGCTGTCATATGTCGAGATTATTCCCTACTCTGGGGTGGAAACGATTTATTTTCGCTTGAATAATATTACGGCTTACGAAGGGGCGGGTTTGCGCAGGGGCGAGCCGGTGCCGGTGGTGGGTCTGCCTTTGGGGGGCGAGTTCGACTCGGAGGATAAAGCCGAGGCGATTGGGGTGTTGTTCGATCCGCCCGTCGAGCCGGGGCGCACGGTGACGATCGCCCTCAAGTCTTTGCGCAATCCTCGCCGGGGAGGATCGTATCTCTACACGGTGACAGCTTATCCCGAGCGCGAGGTGGGGGTAGGTCAGCGATTGGGGTTGGCCAGCTTCTCGTTTTTCGATCGCAATGGCGATCGCGATCGCTTCTAA
- the xth gene encoding exodeoxyribonuclease III, with protein MQIATWNVNSIRTRLAHIQTWLDSDAGAAVDVLCLQETKVIDKQFPLEPLQAMGLYPYIYGQKAYNGVAFISRHPLAEVTCGFEPVVGKAVTGAFDEQKRVISAVLRGVRIVNLYVPNGSEVGSEKYQYKLGWFEVLQEYLKTYLAPEGDKTQMVVCGDFNIALEDRDIYNPDKKETHIMSSRREREVLRQVLALGLQDTFRKFTEDGGHFSWWDYRSGGFARNRGWRIDHLYATPRLYERAVSCTIDRDPRSWKKPSDHAPVVLELAEE; from the coding sequence ATGCAAATTGCAACGTGGAATGTTAATTCCATCCGTACCCGTCTCGCCCACATCCAGACCTGGCTCGACTCCGATGCCGGTGCGGCGGTGGACGTACTCTGCCTGCAAGAGACCAAAGTAATAGACAAACAGTTTCCGCTCGAACCTTTGCAAGCTATGGGTCTATACCCCTACATTTACGGGCAAAAGGCTTATAACGGTGTTGCCTTCATCAGCCGCCATCCGCTTGCAGAGGTCACCTGTGGGTTTGAACCTGTCGTGGGGAAAGCTGTCACGGGTGCGTTTGACGAGCAAAAACGGGTGATTTCTGCCGTCTTGCGAGGGGTGCGGATTGTGAATCTTTACGTTCCCAATGGTTCGGAAGTGGGGAGTGAAAAATACCAGTACAAGCTGGGCTGGTTCGAGGTCTTGCAGGAATATCTCAAAACCTATTTAGCGCCGGAGGGGGATAAGACTCAAATGGTGGTGTGCGGCGATTTCAACATTGCCCTAGAGGATCGCGACATCTACAACCCCGATAAGAAAGAAACCCATATCATGTCCTCCCGCCGCGAGCGCGAGGTCTTGCGGCAGGTGCTCGCCTTGGGCTTGCAGGATACGTTTCGCAAGTTTACAGAAGATGGCGGTCACTTCAGTTGGTGGGATTATCGCTCGGGTGGATTTGCCCGCAATCGCGGCTGGCGCATCGACCATCTCTACGCCACCCCCAGGCTCTACGAACGAGCCGTTTCCTGCACGATCGATCGCGACCCTCGCAGTTGGAAAAAACCGAGCGACCACGCCCCAGTGGTGCTCGAATTGGCTGAGGAATAG
- a CDS encoding triacylglycerol lipase — translation MEVLLIHGLGRSPLSMLGLARHLQRSGYSTELFGYFAATESYDRIALRLRERIRSMARQGAYAIVAHSLGGLLTRSALTAEALPSPAHAVFLGTPHQSSRMAAMAWQWWPFRWFARDCGWKLARIDWRSSLSMPTFDYTIVAGTLGFNGLWSPFGDEPNDGIVAVGETSIGDRDRLIQVPVFHTFMMNHPLVQQTILEALDSAR, via the coding sequence ATGGAGGTTTTGCTCATTCACGGTCTCGGGCGATCGCCGCTGTCAATGTTGGGCTTGGCGCGGCACCTGCAGCGCAGCGGCTACTCCACCGAACTGTTTGGCTACTTTGCCGCAACCGAATCCTACGATCGCATTGCCCTGCGATTGCGAGAGCGAATCCGCAGCATGGCCCGACAGGGAGCTTACGCGATCGTGGCCCATTCGCTGGGGGGCTTGCTGACACGCTCGGCGTTGACAGCAGAAGCATTGCCCAGCCCAGCCCATGCAGTTTTTTTAGGCACCCCCCATCAATCGTCGCGCATGGCCGCAATGGCTTGGCAGTGGTGGCCCTTTCGCTGGTTTGCCCGCGACTGCGGCTGGAAGCTAGCTCGAATAGATTGGCGTTCCAGCCTCTCCATGCCGACGTTTGATTACACCATTGTGGCGGGAACGCTCGGTTTTAATGGCTTGTGGAGTCCGTTTGGGGATGAACCCAACGACGGCATAGTGGCGGTGGGCGAAACCTCGATTGGCGATCGCGATCGCCTGATTCAAGTGCCCGTCTTCCATACGTTTATGATGAATCACCCGCTCGTGCAACAGACCATCTTAGAGGCATTGGACAGCGCGCGATAG
- a CDS encoding Uma2 family endonuclease, with protein sequence MVRAIPSPLTLEAFFNSPLSGDRYELVNGEAILKVAPQRFHSRTQKALLWMLDEWGRERGEVGVEWSVVLKRRGRDWVPIPDLTYVSFDRLSSDRQDDGPCPIPPDLAIEIIAPGQAFGNLAEKASDYLAAGVLRVWIVDPQAQSITVFAPQSVPETYRGDRPIADPLLPELNLTALQVFQRAGLCRL encoded by the coding sequence ATGGTTCGCGCTATCCCATCGCCCCTTACCCTCGAAGCGTTTTTCAACTCTCCTTTGAGTGGCGATCGCTACGAACTGGTCAATGGAGAAGCAATCCTCAAAGTGGCTCCCCAACGATTTCACTCTAGAACCCAGAAAGCCCTGCTCTGGATGTTAGACGAATGGGGTAGAGAGCGGGGCGAAGTGGGAGTTGAGTGGTCGGTCGTTCTCAAGCGCCGGGGTCGAGACTGGGTACCAATTCCCGACCTGACCTATGTCTCCTTCGATCGCCTCTCCTCAGACCGGCAAGACGATGGCCCCTGTCCCATCCCTCCCGATCTGGCAATCGAGATTATTGCCCCCGGCCAAGCCTTTGGCAATCTGGCAGAAAAGGCCAGTGATTACCTGGCTGCGGGCGTATTGAGAGTGTGGATTGTCGATCCGCAAGCCCAAAGCATTACGGTATTTGCACCGCAATCGGTTCCGGAAACTTATCGAGGCGATCGCCCCATCGCCGATCCGCTCTTGCCGGAGCTGAACTTGACAGCGCTGCAGGTGTTCCAGCGGGCAGGGCTGTGCCGCCTTTGA
- a CDS encoding Uma2 family endonuclease yields the protein MVATLPISIPRDFNVNDEQFLQFARANPELRIERAADGTLIVMAPTGSEGGNLNFELGLDLGLWNRQTQLGKVFDSSTGFRLPNGAIRAPDLAWIAGDRWQSLTSEQRRGFAPICPDFVMQLASESDDIAMLRLKMQEYIDNGCRLGWLISPKTECVEVYRPRQSVESLSFPTSLSGEDILPNFVLDLQAIFKSVE from the coding sequence ATGGTTGCCACCCTTCCCATTTCGATTCCTCGCGACTTCAATGTCAATGACGAACAATTTCTTCAATTTGCGCGCGCAAATCCCGAATTACGGATAGAGCGGGCCGCAGATGGGACATTGATTGTAATGGCACCAACGGGCAGTGAAGGCGGGAACCTGAACTTCGAATTGGGGCTCGATCTGGGACTTTGGAATCGGCAAACCCAATTGGGTAAGGTGTTTGATTCTTCGACTGGGTTTCGTTTGCCTAATGGTGCTATCCGTGCGCCAGATTTAGCTTGGATTGCGGGCGATCGCTGGCAGTCTCTCACCTCCGAGCAGCGGCGCGGCTTCGCCCCCATTTGCCCTGACTTTGTGATGCAACTCGCCTCTGAATCTGACGACATCGCAATGCTCCGACTGAAAATGCAGGAGTATATAGATAATGGCTGCCGTCTGGGGTGGTTAATTTCCCCCAAAACTGAATGTGTGGAGGTTTATCGACCCAGACAAAGTGTCGAAAGCCTGTCCTTCCCCACGAGTTTGTCGGGAGAAGACATTTTGCCAAATTTTGTCCTCGATCTCCAAGCAATCTTCAAGTCTGTCGAGTGA
- a CDS encoding type II toxin-antitoxin system HicA family toxin, which produces MPKLPGVNHLRAIKAFEKLGFQVIRQGKHITMANGERIIVIPRANPVNAFTMAGIVKDSGLTIQEFKQFL; this is translated from the coding sequence GTGCCAAAGCTTCCAGGAGTTAATCATTTAAGAGCAATTAAGGCTTTTGAAAAGCTCGGTTTTCAAGTCATTAGACAGGGCAAACATATTACCATGGCTAATGGTGAGCGTATCATTGTTATTCCTAGAGCAAATCCAGTCAATGCTTTTACAATGGCTGGAATTGTTAAAGATTCTGGATTGACCATTCAAGAATTCAAGCAATTCTTATAA
- a CDS encoding type II toxin-antitoxin system HicB family antitoxin has protein sequence MKVEFDMRYPVRLKESEEGYAVWCPSLPGCWSQGETKEEALENIKDAIQIYFETLEEVDRDAESLYVEVS, from the coding sequence TTGAAGGTAGAATTTGATATGCGCTATCCAGTGAGACTGAAAGAGAGCGAGGAAGGATATGCGGTATGGTGTCCTAGTTTGCCAGGATGCTGGTCTCAAGGTGAGACTAAAGAAGAGGCTCTAGAAAACATCAAGGATGCAATTCAAATCTATTTTGAGACTCTTGAAGAAGTCGATCGAGATGCCGAATCTCTTTATGTGGAAGTAAGTTGA
- a CDS encoding Nif11-like leader peptide family natural product precursor has protein sequence MARENVVKLFRAARNDAQLQDKLSRASDLATFVRIATSNGYEFTADEYRQATGFSVEELECELSEIPGI, from the coding sequence GTGGCTCGAGAAAATGTGGTCAAGCTATTTCGTGCCGCCCGCAACGATGCCCAACTGCAAGACAAACTGAGTCGAGCTTCAGACTTGGCAACCTTTGTCCGCATTGCGACATCTAATGGGTACGAATTTACGGCGGATGAGTACCGTCAAGCCACCGGGTTTTCGGTGGAAGAGCTAGAGTGCGAGCTCAGCGAAATTCCGGGAATTTAA